In a genomic window of Camelus ferus isolate YT-003-E chromosome 31, BCGSAC_Cfer_1.0, whole genome shotgun sequence:
- the PBK gene encoding lymphokine-activated killer T-cell-originated protein kinase isoform X2, whose protein sequence is MEETNNFKTPSKLLEKKKSALCLTPFINIPASPFMQKLGYGTGVNVYLMKRSPRGLSHSPWAVKKINPRCNDHYQSLYQKRLTDEAKILKSLNHPNIVGYRAFTEASDGSLCLAMEYGGEKSLNDLIEERNKDSQDPFPAAIILKVALNMARGLKYLHQEKKLLHGDIKSSNVVIKGDFETIKICDVGVSLPLDENMTVTDPEAYYIGTEPWKPKEALEENGVITDKADIFAFGLTLWEMMTLSIPHINLPDDDDDEDKTFDDSDFDDEAYYAALGTRPPVNMEELDETYQKVIELFSVCTNEDPKDRPSAAHIVDALEMDVL, encoded by the exons ATGGAAGAAACCAATAATTTCAAGACACCAAGCAAattacttgaaaaaaagaaatctg CATTATGTTTAACTCCATTTATAAACATTCCTGCTTCTCCGTTTATGCAAAAGCTTGGCTATGGTACTGGGGTAAATGTCTACCTTATGAAAAG atctCCAAGAGGTTTGTCTCATTCTCCTTGGGCTGTGAAAAAGATCAATCCTAGATGTAATGATCATTATCAAAGTTTGTATCAAAAGAGACTAACTGATGAAGCTAAGATTCTGAAAAGCCTTAATCATCCAAACATTGTAG GTTATCGTGCTTTCACTGAAGCCAGCGATGGTAGTCTTTGTCTTGCTATGGAATACGGAGGTGAAAAGTCTCTGAATGACTTAATAGAAGAACGAAATAAAGATAGCCAAGATCCTTTTCCAGCagccataattttaaaagttgctttgAACATGGCAAGAGGGTTAAAG TATCTGCACCAAGAAAAGAAACTACTTCATGGAGACATAAAGTCTTCAAATGTTGTTATTAAAGGTGATTTTGAAACAATTAAAATCTGTGATGTTGGAGTCTCCCTACCATTGGATGAAAATATGACTG tgACTGACCCTGAGGCCTATTATATTGGCACCGAGCCTTGGAAACCCAAGGAGGCTCTGGAGGAGAACGGTGTTATTACTGACAAGGCAGACATATTTGCCTTTGGCCTCACTTTGTGGGAGATGATGACTTTATCTATTCCACACATTAATCTtccagatgatgatgatgatga AGATAAAACTTTTGATGACAGTGACTTTGATGATGAAGCATACTACGCAGCTTTGGGAACCAGGCCACCTGTGAACATGGAAGAACTGGATGAAACGTACCAGAAAGTAATTGAACTCTTCTCTGTGTGCACGAATGAGGATCCTAAAGATCGTCCTTCCGCTGCGCACATTGTTGACGCTCTGGAAATGGATGTCCTGTGA
- the PBK gene encoding lymphokine-activated killer T-cell-originated protein kinase isoform X1: MEETNNFKTPSKLLEKKKSALCLTPFINIPASPFMQKLGYGTGVNVYLMKRSPRGLSHSPWAVKKINPRCNDHYQSLYQKRLTDEAKILKSLNHPNIVGYRAFTEASDGSLCLAMEYGGEKSLNDLIEERNKDSQDPFPAAIILKVALNMARGLKYLHQEKKLLHGDIKSSNVVIKGDFETIKICDVGVSLPLDENMTVTDPEAYYIGTEPWKPKEALEENGVITDKADIFAFGLTLWEMMTLSIPHINLPDDDDDDEDKTFDDSDFDDEAYYAALGTRPPVNMEELDETYQKVIELFSVCTNEDPKDRPSAAHIVDALEMDVL; the protein is encoded by the exons ATGGAAGAAACCAATAATTTCAAGACACCAAGCAAattacttgaaaaaaagaaatctg CATTATGTTTAACTCCATTTATAAACATTCCTGCTTCTCCGTTTATGCAAAAGCTTGGCTATGGTACTGGGGTAAATGTCTACCTTATGAAAAG atctCCAAGAGGTTTGTCTCATTCTCCTTGGGCTGTGAAAAAGATCAATCCTAGATGTAATGATCATTATCAAAGTTTGTATCAAAAGAGACTAACTGATGAAGCTAAGATTCTGAAAAGCCTTAATCATCCAAACATTGTAG GTTATCGTGCTTTCACTGAAGCCAGCGATGGTAGTCTTTGTCTTGCTATGGAATACGGAGGTGAAAAGTCTCTGAATGACTTAATAGAAGAACGAAATAAAGATAGCCAAGATCCTTTTCCAGCagccataattttaaaagttgctttgAACATGGCAAGAGGGTTAAAG TATCTGCACCAAGAAAAGAAACTACTTCATGGAGACATAAAGTCTTCAAATGTTGTTATTAAAGGTGATTTTGAAACAATTAAAATCTGTGATGTTGGAGTCTCCCTACCATTGGATGAAAATATGACTG tgACTGACCCTGAGGCCTATTATATTGGCACCGAGCCTTGGAAACCCAAGGAGGCTCTGGAGGAGAACGGTGTTATTACTGACAAGGCAGACATATTTGCCTTTGGCCTCACTTTGTGGGAGATGATGACTTTATCTATTCCACACATTAATCTtccagatgatgatgatgatgatgaag ATAAAACTTTTGATGACAGTGACTTTGATGATGAAGCATACTACGCAGCTTTGGGAACCAGGCCACCTGTGAACATGGAAGAACTGGATGAAACGTACCAGAAAGTAATTGAACTCTTCTCTGTGTGCACGAATGAGGATCCTAAAGATCGTCCTTCCGCTGCGCACATTGTTGACGCTCTGGAAATGGATGTCCTGTGA